A region from the Cannabis sativa cultivar Pink pepper isolate KNU-18-1 chromosome 9, ASM2916894v1, whole genome shotgun sequence genome encodes:
- the LOC115723292 gene encoding alpha-galactosidase 1, whose product MVAMMILHLLIFSLVVTSSTARMDRIDVEEHYRRNLLANGLARTPPMGWNSWNHFSCNIDEKMIKETADAMVSTGLSKLGYTYVNIDDCWAEIARDNKGSLVPKKSTFPSGIKALADYVHSKGLKLGIYSDAGYFTCSKTMPGSLGHEEHDAKTFASWGIDYLKYDNCYNDASKPTVRYPVMTRALMKAGRPIFFSLCEWGDLHPALWGAKVGNSWRTTNDILDTWESMVTRADMNEVYAELARPGGWNDPDMLEVGNGGMTKDEYIVHFSLWAISKAPLLIGCDVRNMTKDTMEIIANKEVIAVNQDSLGVQAKKVRMEGDQEIWAGPLSGYRVVVVLLNRGPQPNSITAQWDDIGIPLQSVVEARDVWEHKTLKNHFTGSITATVNSHGCKMYVLKPVA is encoded by the exons ATGGTTGCAATGATGATACTTCATTTGTTGATATTCTCACTTGTTGTGACTTCATCGACTGCAAGAATGGATCGTATTGATGTTGAAGAACACTACAGAAGAAACTTGCTAGCTAATGGTCTTGCTAGGACTCCTCCCATGGG ATGGAACAGTTGGAATCACTTTAGCTGCAATATTGATGAGAAAATGATCAAAGAAACAG CTGATGCTATGGTTTCTACTGGTCTTTCTAAACTAGGATATACCTATGTTAATATAG ATGATTGTTGGGCCGAAATAGCTCGTGACAACAAG GGTTCTCTCGTGCCTAAGAAGTCAACATTTCCTTCTGGTATTAAAGCTCTTGCAGACTATGTTCATAGCAAAGGTCTAAAGTTGGGTATCTATTCAGATGCAGG GTACTTTACTTGTAGCAAAACTATGCCTGGTTCACTTGGTCATGAGGAGCATGATGCCAAAACCTTTGCTTCTTGG GGCATCGATTATTTGAAGTACGATAACTGTTACAATGATGCATCTAAACCGACTGTTAG GTACCCTGTGATGACCCGAGCTCTAATGAAAGCTGGCCGACCAATCTTCTTTTCCCTCTGTGAATG GGGAGATTTGCATCCAGCTCTATGGGGTGCTAAGGTGGGAAATAGCTGGAGGACTACAAATGACATTTTAGATACTTGGGAAAG TATGGTCACAAGAGCAGACATGAATGAAGTATATGCAGAGCTTGCTAGGCCTGGTGGTTGGAATG ATCCTGACATGCTTGAGGTAGGAAATGGAGGAATGACTAAAGATGAATACATAGTCCATTTCAGCCTATGGGCCATTTCCAAG GCTCCCCTTCTTATTGGTTGTGATGTGAGGAACATGACAAAAGACACAATGGAGATCATTGCCAATAAAGAGGTCATTGCTGTAAACCAAG ATTCACTTGGTGTTCAAGCCAAAAAGGTCAGAATGGAAGGGGATCAAGAG ATTTGGGCAGGGCCCCTGTCAGGCTACAGGGTAGTTGTAGTTCTACTCAACCGCGGTCCTCAGCCTAATTCGATCACAGCTCAATGGGATGACATTGGAATCCCACTACAAAGTGTTGTAGAAGCAAGAGATGTCTGGGAG CATAAGACACTGAAGAATCATTTCACTGGAAGCATAACGGCTACAGTGAATTCTCATGGCTGCAAAATGTATGTGTTGAAGCCGGTTGCGTAA